The genomic interval GCATAGGGATCGTAGCCGGCTTCGCCGAGCATGCGCACGCCGATGACATCGGCCTGCAGCTCCTGCTGGCGGGAGAAGGCGGCGAGCCTGAGCTTGCCGCGGGCGAGCGCCTGTTTGCCGGCGATATCGCTGGAGAGGACCTCGGCGACGACGCGGCTGGCGATGACCTCCGCTTCTTCGCGCTTCTGCCGCTCGATGCCGTGGTTTGCCGTCACATGGCCCATTTCGTGCGACAACACCGCGGCGACTTCCGAGGCGTCGTTGGCAAGGGCGAGCAGGCCGCGCGTGACGTAGAGGTAACCGCCTGGCAGCGCAAAGGCGTTGATGGCAGGCGAGTTCAGGATGGTGATACGGTAGGACTGGCTCGGATTTTCCGACACCGCCGTCAGTGCGCCGGCGATGCGGGCGACGAGACGCTCGGTCTTGGCATCCTTGTATTCGCCGCCGTAGCTTGCCACGATGCGCGGATGCTCGCGGGCGCCCATCGCCGCACGCGGGTCGTTCTTCTGCACCTCGTCGACGATCTGTGGATTGGAAGAAGGCGAGATGCTCGGCTGGTAGGATTGTTCGATCAGCGATTGACACCCGTTCAACGCCATGGCGACGGCCGAAAGCAACACCAGGCGACGGGCGAAGCGGCGCGGCGCGGAAATGGCATCACTGGAAAGCGCGGGCGATTTCCACGTCGTCAAGCTGTCCAGTCTGGTTCTCCGCATCATGTCGCTGTTTTGCCGGTTTGCCGCAGATTGGGACCGGCCTTGGCAAGGGGAACTCAACAGGGTGCGCACCCCTATTTCGCGCTGCACGCTAGGCCGATACAAGTCGTTGCTGTAGCTGATTTACGCATCGGTTGCATAGCGAGACTCTGTTTAATTGTGGCGCCGTTGCATTTTAGCAAGCCTCAGGCGTTGAGGCCTCCCTTCGCTCGGATGAAATTATGGCGAAAGTTCCGTCAAGCAGCGGAGATTTGTCGGCGGCGCGGAAAAAGAACGGGCTGATTGAGGCGACTGGCCGAGAGTGGCGGCGATGCGGGAAAATCGCAGCTCCTGATTGTTCTCCCATAAGGGAGCGCGTGCTGGTCACGCATTCCCGCGATACTATCGGACTATTCCGCCGCTTCCGCCGTCGCCGGTTGCGGATGCTTCGTCTCGCCGGCGCGAGGCAACTGCACCGGCTTCAGCATGATGGCGGCGGCAAGGCCGATCAAGGCAATGGCGCAGGAGGTCATGAACAGCGGTGAGAAGGCGGCGGCATAGATATCGGCGACGGCCTGGCGGCTCGCGTCCGGAAGGGCAGCCATCATCTTCGGCGTCAGTTGCTCAATATCGACAACACCGGGAATGGGGGCACCGACCCTGCCGAGTCCGGAGGCAATGATTGCGCCATAGATTGATATGGCGATCGAGGCGCCGCCCATGCGCGAGAGCGTCACCGCGCCGGTCGCCGCGCCGACGTCGCGGGCGGGAGCGGCATTCTGCACGCCGATGACGGGAACCTGCTGGGCGAGACCGATACCGATTCCATGCAGCATCATGATTGCGCCGATGATGGCGATCGGCGTTCCCGCGTGGACCTGCGACATCAGTGCGAAGGCAATGGCGCTGCAGGTGAGGCTTGCGATGGCGAAGGGTTTGTAGCGCCCGGTCATGGAGATGATGCGGCCGGCGGACAGCGATCCGCAGACGAGGCCACCGGTCAGCAGAATGAAGAGAAGGCCGGCCGCCGACGGCGAAAGGCCGGTCGTGGTCTGCAGGAAGAGGGCGAGATAGTTGACCATGCCGATGGCGATCGCGCCGCCCATGACTGACATCACCAGGAGCAGGCTGAAGGTCGGATTGCGAAAGAGTTGCAGGGGAACGATCGGCTCCGGCGCGCGGCGCTCGATTAACACCCAGATCACGGCGCAAACGATGCCGAAGGCGACGATCCCCATGCTCTGCGGCGAGATCAACGAGCCGAACAATTCGCTGCTGTCCGTGGCAAGCACAATGCTCGTCGTCGTGAGCGCGATCAGCAACGCACCGGCATAATCGATTTTGGGGCGGCGATGCGGCTTACGATAGGGCAGCATGAAGGCAAGGCCGGTCAGTACAATGAAACCGATCGGCACATTGACGAGGAAGATCGAACGCCAGCCGAAGAGATCGCTCATCGTACCACCGAGCACCGGGCCGATTGCGCCTGAAGCCATCAGCACGAGACTGGAATAGCTTTGATAGCGCGCCCGCTCGCGCGGCTCGAACAGATCAGCGTTGACGGCAAAGATCGATACCATAATGCCGCCGCCGCCGAGCCCCTGCAGGACGCGGGCGGCGATCAGCGTGTCCATCGAGACGGCGAGGCCGCAGACCGCAGAGCCGACTGTGAAGATCGCAATCGCCGTCATCATCACATATTTGCGGCCGAAAAGATCGCCGAGCTTGCCGTAGAGCGGCATGACGGCGCTGAGCGCCAGCAGGTAGGCCGAGCCGATCCAGCCGAAACGTTCGAGATGGCCGAATTCTCCTACGATCGTCGGCAGCGCCGTTGAAACGATCTGATTGTCCAGCGTCGCCATGAACATGGCGGTCATCAGGAAGAAGAAGAGGATGAGCCGGTGGCGAGGATCCGTCACGAGCGGCGCAGGCGCGAGTTGCATGTCCATGGATCGTCATTCCGGTTGGACGGCTTTTATGTGCTATCAGCATATAATTGTCAACGGCACATGAATGACACGAGCATATTCAATTTCCCGTCCCGCTCTGTTATGGTTCCTTCATGAATGAAGCGATGACCAAGACCCTGTCGAACAACCCGGTCGATCCGAACGGCGAAAGCGTGCAGCGCATCGGCCGGAGCATGGCGCGCATGCGGCTGATGACTGGGCGGCGGCTGATCGGGCGGCTGGCGATCCAGAGTGCAGCCCCGGGTCTCGAGCTTTCACATCTCGACGTGCTTGACGCCGTGCGCAGGGCCCAGCCGACCGGTGAGGTTACGGTCGGTATGATTGCAGAGATGCTGCGCATCGATCCCTCGCGGGCAAGCCGGGTGGTGGCCGAGATGGTTGGGCGCAACGTGCTGCGGCGCGAAGCCTCGCAGGCCGATGCGCGGCGGATCGTCGTTGTTATAACCGAGGCCGGCCAGGCCCTGCTCGCCGAGATCCTTGCGCAGAAGCTGGCGATCATCTCCGAGATTGTCTCCGATTGGCCGGAGCAGGATGTCGAGCGTTTCGCAGCGCTTTTCGAGCGTTTCATCGGCGGCTACGAGGCGGTCTTCCTGTCGCGCGACAAGGACACGCCGGGCTGAGGGAAACCCGCCCATCCCTAGGCCCCTTCCCCTCGACCCCCGTTTGCGCTAAGGGCAATGCCCATGAGCAAATCCACCTTCACCATCCTGCTCGGCGGCGAACTCAGCCTGACGGAACGGCTACGACGCGCCATCAGCGGCAGCCGTTTCATTGCGGCCGACGGTGGCATGCGGCATGCGGCTGCACTCGGTGTTACGCCGGAGCTCTGGGTGGGCGACTTCGATTCGACGCCGGCCGATCTCGAAGGTGCATTTCCCCATGTGCCGAAACAGCCTTATCCCGCGGCCAAGGCAGCGACGGACGGAGAAATCGCCGTATCGGAAGCAATCGCGCGCGGGGCGCGGCGACTGATCCTGGCCGGAGCGCTCGGCGGCGAACGCTCCGATCACGCGCTTCAGCATCTGCTGTCGGCCGTCAATCTGGCCGAAGATGGCTTCGATGTGCTCCTGACCTCGGGCAAGGAAGAGGCCGTGCCGCTGCTTGCCGGCACCATCGAACTGGACCTTCCCAAGGACAGCCTGTTTTCCGTGCCGGGATTCAGCGAACTGACGGGGCTTTCCATCGAGAACGCGCGTTATCCGCTCACAGATTTCCACCTGCCTTTCGGCTCGTCGCGCACCATTTCCAACGTCGCCGAAGGCAAGGTTCGCTTTTCGCTCGGCAGCGGCCGAGCGATCGTGCTCGCCCGCCCCTATGATCTTTCCGGAGTCTGATTTTTGGCCCCTCCCATCCTGAAACTCGACGATATCTACCTGAGCTTCGGCGGCGCACCCCTTCTGGCTGGCGCCGCACTTCAGGTCGAGCCCGGCGACAAGATCTGTCTCGTCGGGCGCAACGGCTCGGGCAAATCGACACTGCTGAAGATCGCCGCCGGTCTGGTCGAGGCGCAGTCCGGCGAGGTTTTTCGCCACCCCTCCTCGACGGTGCGTTATCTCGAGCAGGCGCCCGACTTTGCCGGCTTCAACACGGTTCAGGCCTATGCCGAGGCCGGGCTTGGACCGGGCGACGATCCGTATCGCGTCACCTATCTGCTGTCCCATCTCGGCCTGACCGGCGAGGAGGATCCGAGCACCCTGTCCGGCGGCGAATCGCGCCGCGCCGCCCTTGCCCGCGTGCTGGCGCCGGAGCCCGACATTCTCCTGCTCGACGAGCCAACCAACCATCTCGATCTGCCGACCATCGAATGGCTTGAAGGCGAGCTGCAGAAGACCCGCAGCGCCCTGGTGCTCATCTCGCATGACCGCCGCTTTCTCGAAAAGATCTCGACCGCGACCGTCTGGCTCGACCGCGGCGCCTCGCGCCGGCTCGACAGGGGCTTTGCGCATTTTGAAGCCTGGCGCGACCAGGTGCTGGAGGCCGAGGAACTGGAGCAGCACAAGCTCGGCAAGGCGATCGAGCGTGAGGAACACTGGCTGCGCTACGGTGTGACGGCGCGGCGCAAGCGCAACATGCGCCGCTTGGGCGAACTGCAGACGATGCGATCGCAGTATCGCGGCCACAAGGGGCCGCAGGGCACGGTGCAGGCGACGGTCTCGGATGCGCAGGAATCCGGCAAGCTGGTAATCGAGGCCGAGAAGATCACCAAGAGATTCGGCGACCGGGCAATCGTTGCACCGTTCTCGATCCGTGTGCATCGTGGCGATTGCATCGGTCTGGTCGGACCGAACGGCGCCGGCAAGACGACGCTGCTGAAGATGCTGACCGGCCAGCTGTCGCCCGATAGCGGCACCGTCAAGCTTGGCACCAATCTGGAGATCGCGACGCTCGACCAGAAGCGCGAGGATCTCGATCCCGAGAATACGCTTGCGAACTATCTGACGGACGGGCGCGGCGAAAACCTGATCGTCAACGGCGAACAGCGGCACGTCACCGGCTACATGAAGGAGTTCCTGTTCCAGCCGGAACAGGCGCGAACGCCGATCAAGAGCCTCTCCGGCGGCGAGCGCGCGCGGCTGATGCTGGCGCGCATCCTGTCGCGGCCGGCAAACCTCCTGATCCTCGACGAGCCGACCAACGATCTCGATATCGAGACGCTCGACCTCCTGCAGGAAATCGTCGCAGGCTTTCCCGGCACCGTCATTCTCGTCAGCCACGACCGCGATTTTCTCGACCGCACCGTAACTTCGACGATCGCACCCGCCATACCTGATGCGCCTGATGGTCGCTGGATTGAATATGCCGGCGGCTATTCGGACATGCTTGCCCAGCGCAAGGGCGCGCTTGAAGAGCGCAAGAAGGCGGCGGAGCGGCCGAAGAGCCAGGAGCCGACACCTGCCGCGGGCGGCTCGAAGGGCAAGCTCTCCTTCAAGCAGAAATTCGCGCTGGACAACCTGCCGAAGGAAATGGCGAAGGCCGAAGCCGAGATCGCCAAGCGAGAACAGGTAATGGCCGATCCCAATCTTTTCACGCGCGATCCTGCAGCTTTCAACCGGCTTGCGGCGGAGATGGAGAAGCTGCGCACCGGTCTGACAAAAATGGAAGAAGAGTGGCTGGAGCTCGAAATGCTGAGGGAAGAGCTGGAAGGTTGATTTTTTCGACCTGCCGGTTTCTGTTCGCAGCCCTGTGGCGGTCGGGTTAGAGCGCCGGCGCGGGCACTGCCGCAGTTCCCACACTGGCGCTGGCGCCGGTCCGGGCGGCGGTCTGCTGCGGCTCCTCGGATCTCGACGGCAGAGCCTGCAGATGCAGCACGCGCGGCTGCAGCACCTCAAGATAGGCTTCGGAGCGGCCGATATAGATCATGCCGGTTTCGGGCATGGAGGTCAGCAGCCTCGCCATCGTTTCCTGCCATTCCGGCTCCATGCCCTCAAGCACTTCGTCGAAGATGATCCAGCGTGGGCGTACCAGCAGCAGGCGCGCAAAGCCGATCGCCTTCTGTTCGTCGCTATCAAGCAGCTTGTCCCAGCGGGCGCGGGTATCGAGCCTTGCGATCAGCGAATGCAGGCCGGCCTTTTCAAGGGCTGCTTCGACGGCTGATTTATCATAGGCATCAGGGTTTTCTGGAAAGGCCAGCGCCTCGCGCAGCGTGCCGCCGGGAACATAGGCAATCTGGGGAACGAACAGCATATCGTCGACCGGCGGCAGGCCCATCGTGCCGCTGCCGCACGGCCAGAGGCCGGCCATGGCCTGGAACAGCAGCTTGCGGTTGACGCTGTGATCGCCGTTGATCATGATTTTTTCGCCGGCCTTGATCGTTACGTCGGTTTCGCGCAGGCGGAAACCGCCGCATTCCTCGATGTCTTCGCCGATCTTGGCGTTGATGACGATATCCTTCAGCGTCAGCGTATCAGGTGCTGTGTTTTCATAGGCGATGCTGTCCTTCAGGTCGTAGTCCTCGTCCATATCGAGGAGGGCCTGGCGGAAATCGGTGACGCGCATCAGCGTGGCGCGCCATTCGGCGATCGGACCGAAATTAGCGACATACCAGCGCAGCGCCGTATTCACCTGGTTGAAGGCGCCGACAGACATCATCAGCTGGCCGAGCGTGAGACCGCCGGAGAAATAGGCGGGAGCGGCGACGATGATCGGAATGACGATCACCAGCCAGCCGTAACCGGCTGAAACCCAGGTGAGGTTGGTGTTGGCCATGGCGAGCCGCTTGACGACCCTCAATACCGAGCTGATGTCGGTGTTGATGCGGCGGCGCTCGTTCTCCTCGCCGCGGGCAACGGTGATCGCCGGCATGTTCTCATTGGCATGCATCAGCGTGAAGCGAAGCTCGGCCTCCTTCGAGAAGCGGTCGGCATTGAGCTTGACCAGCTTGCGGCCGACGACCTGGCTCAGCACCGATGCGGAAGCGGCATAGAAGATCGCCGCCCAGACCATGTAGCCGGGGATCGAGAAGCTGTGGCCGCTGATGTGGAAGACGAAGCCGCTCGACAGCTCCCAGAGGACGCCGATGAAGCTCACCAGAAGAATGGTCGACTGCAAGAGGCCAAGAACGAGCCCGGTCGTGCTCTCGGCGAGGTTACGCGAATCCTCGTGCAGGCGCTGGTCCGGGTTAACGCCGATCAGGCCGCTGGAGGCGAGCCGCAGTGCCCGCTTGCGCTTCAGCCACTGGTCGACCAGATCGCGCGACAGGCCCTCGCGCATATAGAGCGCCGTCATCTGGTTCAGCCAGGCCTGCAGCACATTGAGCAGCAGCAGCGTGCCGGCGATCATCGCGAAGATTTCGAGCTGATGGAAGAATTCGCCGAGGTCGCGGCGTTCCAGCGAATCGTAGAAGGGAGCGTTCCACTCGTTGAGGATAACCTGGCCGTAGGCGGTCAGCAGGATGACGAGAATGAGCACAGTCGCCAGAAACAGCACCTTGCCGCGCACGTGCGAATTCCAGAATGCTGAGAACATCACCCCGAGGCGATATGTCAGGCTGAAATCATACCCTACCCTATCCTGCCTCCGGATTCCCGGCCTCCCCTCGATCTTTTCTGCCATCACGCTTTTCCAACACCGCCCATACTGTCATTATTAACATGGTGGCGTTACCGGTCTATCAACAGATTCTATCAGTCATTAAACTGTGATGAGCCTTGCGTGGGTAGCGCCTGCATGCTTTCGGAGTTGATTCGCGCTTCGACTGGGGCTAATTAAAGGCTCCGTGGTGATTTGGCCGGCCGGCTTGCAGCCACGTTAAAAAAGTCGCTAAAGGGCCGCGTGCGGACCGGTAGCGATTTTTTGTCGCCGCCGGTTTTTTTGTTTTGATCGAGTGACCGCAATGCCCATCAAGATCCCCGATACGCTGCCCGCTTTCGAAACCCTGGTTCAAGAGGGTGTGCGGGTGATGACCGAGACGATGGCGATCCGTCAGGATATAAGACCGCTGCAGATCGGGCTGCTCAACCTGATGCCGAACAAGATCAAGACCGAAGTGCAGATGGCCCGCCTTGTCGGCGCCTCGCCGCTGCAGGTGGAGCTGTCGCTTATCCGCATCGGCGGCCACAAGGCGAAGAACACCTCCGAAGATCACCTGCTGGCTTTTTACCAGACCTGGGAAGAGGTAAAACAGCGCAAGTTCGACGGTTTCATCATAACAGGGGCGCCGATCGAGCTCCTGCCCTATGAGGACGTCACCTATTGGCCGGAGATGCAGCAGATTCTTGACTGGACGGAAACGAACGTGCATTCGACGATGAACGTCTGCTGGGGCGCGATGGCAGCGATCTATCACTTCCACGGCGTTCCGAAGTACGAGCTGAAGGAGAAGGCCTTCGGCGTCTATCGTCACCGGAATCTCAAGCCCTCCTCGATCTATCTCAACGGTTTCTCCGACAATTTCGAGGTGCCGGTGTCACGTTGGACCGAGGTGCGCCGCGCCGATATCGAAAAATCGGACAGCCTGGAGATCCTGATGGAATCCAGCGAGATGGGCGTCTGTCTCGTACATGAGAAGAGAGGACGGCGGCTCTACATGTTCAACCATGTGGAATATGATTCCACCTCGCTCTCCGACGAGTATTTCCGCGACGTCAATGCCGGCGTGCCGATCAAGATGCCGCACAATTACTTCCCGCATAACGATCCCGCACTTCCGCCGCAGAACCGCTGGCGCAGCCATGCGCATCTCCTGTTCGGCAACTGGATCAACGAGATCTACCAGACGACGCCCTATGACGTCGAAGAGATCGGCATGGATCTCTGAGCGGCGTTTCTGCTAATCCCACGGTTGCGGTTTGAGGCAAATGCGGGCAGGT from Rhizobium lentis carries:
- the metA gene encoding homoserine O-acetyltransferase MetA is translated as MPIKIPDTLPAFETLVQEGVRVMTETMAIRQDIRPLQIGLLNLMPNKIKTEVQMARLVGASPLQVELSLIRIGGHKAKNTSEDHLLAFYQTWEEVKQRKFDGFIITGAPIELLPYEDVTYWPEMQQILDWTETNVHSTMNVCWGAMAAIYHFHGVPKYELKEKAFGVYRHRNLKPSSIYLNGFSDNFEVPVSRWTEVRRADIEKSDSLEILMESSEMGVCLVHEKRGRRLYMFNHVEYDSTSLSDEYFRDVNAGVPIKMPHNYFPHNDPALPPQNRWRSHAHLLFGNWINEIYQTTPYDVEEIGMDL
- a CDS encoding thiamine diphosphokinase, with translation MPMSKSTFTILLGGELSLTERLRRAISGSRFIAADGGMRHAAALGVTPELWVGDFDSTPADLEGAFPHVPKQPYPAAKAATDGEIAVSEAIARGARRLILAGALGGERSDHALQHLLSAVNLAEDGFDVLLTSGKEEAVPLLAGTIELDLPKDSLFSVPGFSELTGLSIENARYPLTDFHLPFGSSRTISNVAEGKVRFSLGSGRAIVLARPYDLSGV
- a CDS encoding MarR family winged helix-turn-helix transcriptional regulator yields the protein MNEAMTKTLSNNPVDPNGESVQRIGRSMARMRLMTGRRLIGRLAIQSAAPGLELSHLDVLDAVRRAQPTGEVTVGMIAEMLRIDPSRASRVVAEMVGRNVLRREASQADARRIVVVITEAGQALLAEILAQKLAIISEIVSDWPEQDVERFAALFERFIGGYEAVFLSRDKDTPG
- a CDS encoding ABC transporter ATP-binding protein/permease, with protein sequence MAEKIEGRPGIRRQDRVGYDFSLTYRLGVMFSAFWNSHVRGKVLFLATVLILVILLTAYGQVILNEWNAPFYDSLERRDLGEFFHQLEIFAMIAGTLLLLNVLQAWLNQMTALYMREGLSRDLVDQWLKRKRALRLASSGLIGVNPDQRLHEDSRNLAESTTGLVLGLLQSTILLVSFIGVLWELSSGFVFHISGHSFSIPGYMVWAAIFYAASASVLSQVVGRKLVKLNADRFSKEAELRFTLMHANENMPAITVARGEENERRRINTDISSVLRVVKRLAMANTNLTWVSAGYGWLVIVIPIIVAAPAYFSGGLTLGQLMMSVGAFNQVNTALRWYVANFGPIAEWRATLMRVTDFRQALLDMDEDYDLKDSIAYENTAPDTLTLKDIVINAKIGEDIEECGGFRLRETDVTIKAGEKIMINGDHSVNRKLLFQAMAGLWPCGSGTMGLPPVDDMLFVPQIAYVPGGTLREALAFPENPDAYDKSAVEAALEKAGLHSLIARLDTRARWDKLLDSDEQKAIGFARLLLVRPRWIIFDEVLEGMEPEWQETMARLLTSMPETGMIYIGRSEAYLEVLQPRVLHLQALPSRSEEPQQTAARTGASASVGTAAVPAPAL
- a CDS encoding MDR family MFS transporter, giving the protein MDMQLAPAPLVTDPRHRLILFFFLMTAMFMATLDNQIVSTALPTIVGEFGHLERFGWIGSAYLLALSAVMPLYGKLGDLFGRKYVMMTAIAIFTVGSAVCGLAVSMDTLIAARVLQGLGGGGIMVSIFAVNADLFEPRERARYQSYSSLVLMASGAIGPVLGGTMSDLFGWRSIFLVNVPIGFIVLTGLAFMLPYRKPHRRPKIDYAGALLIALTTTSIVLATDSSELFGSLISPQSMGIVAFGIVCAVIWVLIERRAPEPIVPLQLFRNPTFSLLLVMSVMGGAIAIGMVNYLALFLQTTTGLSPSAAGLLFILLTGGLVCGSLSAGRIISMTGRYKPFAIASLTCSAIAFALMSQVHAGTPIAIIGAIMMLHGIGIGLAQQVPVIGVQNAAPARDVGAATGAVTLSRMGGASIAISIYGAIIASGLGRVGAPIPGVVDIEQLTPKMMAALPDASRQAVADIYAAAFSPLFMTSCAIALIGLAAAIMLKPVQLPRAGETKHPQPATAEAAE
- a CDS encoding ABC-F family ATP-binding cassette domain-containing protein, producing the protein MAPPILKLDDIYLSFGGAPLLAGAALQVEPGDKICLVGRNGSGKSTLLKIAAGLVEAQSGEVFRHPSSTVRYLEQAPDFAGFNTVQAYAEAGLGPGDDPYRVTYLLSHLGLTGEEDPSTLSGGESRRAALARVLAPEPDILLLDEPTNHLDLPTIEWLEGELQKTRSALVLISHDRRFLEKISTATVWLDRGASRRLDRGFAHFEAWRDQVLEAEELEQHKLGKAIEREEHWLRYGVTARRKRNMRRLGELQTMRSQYRGHKGPQGTVQATVSDAQESGKLVIEAEKITKRFGDRAIVAPFSIRVHRGDCIGLVGPNGAGKTTLLKMLTGQLSPDSGTVKLGTNLEIATLDQKREDLDPENTLANYLTDGRGENLIVNGEQRHVTGYMKEFLFQPEQARTPIKSLSGGERARLMLARILSRPANLLILDEPTNDLDIETLDLLQEIVAGFPGTVILVSHDRDFLDRTVTSTIAPAIPDAPDGRWIEYAGGYSDMLAQRKGALEERKKAAERPKSQEPTPAAGGSKGKLSFKQKFALDNLPKEMAKAEAEIAKREQVMADPNLFTRDPAAFNRLAAEMEKLRTGLTKMEEEWLELEMLREELEG